Proteins from a genomic interval of Pseudodesulfovibrio nedwellii:
- a CDS encoding response regulator: protein MSVITVFNGLFSEAGVVVKRVVDATGYRLVTDQEIVAEAAKLSGLSEDKMARAFQAKGSVFNAFSHEKERAVAWLRFAMAKKLMDQDKLLFSGFASQLSAPEIDHILKVCLVSEMKERLAVAERTEGFAEKHALKLIHKDDSDRAAWVESLKGVNDPWSKALYDIIVPVGTSGVDRSVDLIVEQLANEAVQVTDASRTKVADFLLAAKVGTVLATEGHNVLVAAKDKNVTLTINKHVLMLERLERELADIVSAVDGVDSVETLVGKGFHQTDIYRKMDFDIPSKVLLVDDEREFVQTLSERLMMRDMGSAVVYDGESALNLVQEDEPEVMILDLKMPGIDGIEVLRRVKSDHPNIQVIILTGHGSEKDRQICMELGAFAYLHKPVDIDILSETLKAANEKVQGIK from the coding sequence ATGTCTGTTATAACTGTATTCAACGGCCTGTTCTCGGAAGCTGGTGTCGTGGTCAAACGCGTGGTGGACGCCACGGGATACCGCCTCGTCACCGACCAGGAAATTGTGGCCGAGGCCGCGAAACTCTCCGGCCTGTCCGAGGATAAAATGGCCCGAGCCTTTCAGGCAAAGGGTTCTGTTTTCAACGCATTCAGCCATGAAAAGGAACGGGCTGTTGCCTGGCTCCGGTTTGCCATGGCAAAGAAGCTGATGGATCAGGACAAGCTTCTGTTTTCCGGTTTCGCATCCCAGTTGTCGGCTCCCGAGATCGATCACATCCTCAAGGTGTGCCTCGTTTCCGAGATGAAAGAACGACTGGCTGTGGCCGAACGAACTGAAGGCTTTGCCGAGAAGCATGCCCTCAAGCTTATTCATAAGGACGACAGTGATCGTGCCGCCTGGGTTGAATCCCTGAAGGGCGTGAACGATCCTTGGTCCAAGGCTTTATATGATATAATTGTACCTGTGGGTACATCTGGTGTGGATCGTAGCGTGGACCTTATTGTTGAGCAGCTTGCCAATGAGGCTGTTCAGGTCACGGACGCTTCTCGTACCAAGGTTGCCGACTTCCTGCTGGCAGCCAAGGTAGGAACCGTGCTGGCTACCGAAGGGCATAATGTGCTCGTAGCCGCTAAGGACAAGAACGTTACTCTGACCATTAACAAGCATGTCCTGATGCTGGAACGCCTTGAGCGCGAACTGGCCGACATCGTGAGTGCTGTTGACGGTGTGGACAGCGTAGAGACCTTGGTCGGCAAAGGCTTTCATCAGACCGATATCTATCGTAAGATGGACTTTGACATCCCGTCCAAGGTGCTGTTGGTTGATGATGAACGTGAGTTTGTCCAGACTCTGTCCGAGCGTTTGATGATGCGCGACATGGGTTCCGCAGTCGTCTATGATGGTGAATCCGCCCTGAATCTGGTGCAGGAAGACGAACCTGAAGTCATGATTCTCGATCTCAAGATGCCTGGCATCGACGGTATCGAGGTTCTGCGCCGGGTCAAGTCTGACCATCCGAATATTCAGGTCATCATCCTGACTGGTCATGGCTCGGAAAAGGATCGTCAGATCTGTATGGAACTGGGTGCATTCGCTTATCTGCATAAACCCGTGGACATTGACATCTTGAGTGAAACGCTCAAGGCGGCTAACGAAAAAGTCCAGGGAATCAAGTAA
- a CDS encoding SulP family inorganic anion transporter — MLSKILPFIDWFKGYNVASLRADAISGLTVALVLIPQSMAYAQLAGMPAYYGLYASFLPPLVAALFGSSRQLATGPVAVVSLMTAASLEPLATAGSEGYIAYAILLALMVGLFQFMLGVLKLGLVVNFLSHPVVNGFTNAAAIIIASSQLSKMFGVYVDKAEHHYETIIRVVEGAFHYTHLPTLAMGVLAFAIMIVLKRINPKIPNVLVAVVVTTALSWGLGFNHDATVTVDTIQAPEVRESIVKFNTAIAGIDQLGVERTALNGRMDEAKSAKDAVGILDAEHDLSVINVQISRLKLEAHNQRATLRATLFDGVEEAGGNMAFYTQGTIPANMVVDGRTWRLKVGNTKIDTSNMKMMGGGAVVGTVPSGIPSISAPALDLKVMLHLLPFAAIISLLGFMEAISIAKAMAAKTGQRLDPNQELIGQGLANMLGACGKSYPASGSFSRSAVNLQAGAVTGMSSVFTSLMVVIALLFFTPLLYHLPQAVLAAVIMMAVIGLINASGFIHAWKAQWYDGAISILSFLCTLAFAPHLDKGIMVGVALSLAVFLYKSMRPRVANLSRSDDESLRDATAFGLKECQHIAVVRFDGPLFFANASFLEDQITDRMMGNDKLRHIIIVANGINDMDASGEEALSLIVDRVRASGLDISLCGVNEAVMAVLERTHLLEKIGKDHVYPTMETAICATHESAHADGQEDNCPLTTVCRLA, encoded by the coding sequence ATGCTTTCGAAAATACTCCCGTTCATTGACTGGTTCAAAGGGTACAACGTGGCGTCGCTCAGAGCGGATGCCATTTCGGGTCTGACGGTTGCCCTTGTACTCATTCCACAATCCATGGCGTACGCCCAGTTGGCAGGCATGCCCGCCTATTACGGCCTGTACGCATCATTTCTACCTCCGCTTGTCGCCGCGTTGTTTGGTTCCAGCCGTCAACTGGCAACCGGCCCGGTGGCAGTCGTTTCGCTCATGACCGCAGCATCTCTTGAACCGCTGGCAACAGCAGGTAGTGAGGGATACATCGCGTACGCAATTCTTCTTGCACTCATGGTCGGACTTTTTCAGTTCATGCTCGGCGTGCTCAAACTCGGTCTCGTGGTCAATTTTTTGTCTCACCCGGTCGTTAACGGCTTTACCAATGCTGCTGCCATTATCATCGCGTCTTCACAGCTTTCCAAGATGTTCGGCGTGTATGTGGATAAGGCGGAACATCATTATGAAACTATCATTCGCGTGGTTGAAGGAGCATTTCATTATACTCATTTACCAACGCTTGCCATGGGGGTGCTCGCTTTTGCCATTATGATTGTGCTGAAGCGTATCAACCCCAAGATTCCCAATGTCCTGGTGGCTGTCGTTGTGACCACAGCGTTGTCCTGGGGGCTGGGTTTCAACCATGACGCCACAGTTACCGTCGACACTATTCAGGCTCCTGAAGTTCGTGAATCCATCGTCAAGTTCAATACTGCCATTGCCGGTATCGATCAGTTGGGTGTTGAACGTACCGCGCTCAATGGTCGTATGGATGAAGCGAAGAGTGCCAAGGACGCTGTGGGCATTCTTGACGCCGAACATGATTTGAGCGTTATCAACGTGCAGATTTCCCGTTTGAAGTTGGAAGCGCATAATCAACGCGCTACGCTTCGGGCAACACTGTTTGACGGTGTAGAGGAAGCTGGCGGCAACATGGCTTTTTATACCCAGGGTACTATCCCGGCTAATATGGTCGTTGATGGTCGCACCTGGCGTTTGAAAGTTGGCAACACCAAGATTGATACTTCTAATATGAAAATGATGGGCGGCGGCGCAGTCGTCGGCACTGTGCCTTCCGGTATCCCGTCTATTTCGGCTCCTGCTCTGGACCTTAAGGTCATGTTGCATCTGCTTCCGTTCGCGGCCATCATTTCGCTGCTCGGATTCATGGAAGCCATTTCGATTGCCAAGGCCATGGCCGCCAAAACCGGTCAGCGTCTTGACCCCAACCAGGAACTTATCGGTCAGGGTCTCGCTAATATGCTCGGCGCATGTGGCAAATCCTACCCTGCATCCGGTTCATTCTCGCGATCAGCGGTTAACCTCCAGGCAGGCGCAGTCACTGGCATGTCAAGTGTCTTTACTTCGCTCATGGTCGTTATCGCATTGCTGTTCTTTACACCGTTGCTGTACCATTTGCCTCAAGCAGTGTTGGCCGCAGTTATTATGATGGCCGTTATTGGTCTCATCAACGCTTCCGGTTTTATTCATGCCTGGAAAGCCCAGTGGTATGATGGTGCCATTTCCATTCTGTCATTCCTGTGCACATTGGCCTTTGCGCCGCATCTGGACAAGGGCATCATGGTTGGTGTTGCTTTGTCTCTGGCCGTATTCCTGTACAAGTCCATGCGCCCCAGGGTCGCGAATCTGTCTCGTTCAGATGACGAGTCTCTTCGCGACGCCACGGCGTTCGGTCTCAAGGAATGTCAGCATATAGCCGTGGTCCGTTTTGACGGTCCGCTGTTCTTTGCCAATGCGAGTTTTCTGGAAGATCAGATCACTGATCGCATGATGGGCAATGACAAACTTAGGCATATCATCATCGTCGCCAATGGTATTAACGACATGGACGCTTCCGGTGAGGAAGCACTGTCCCTGATCGTGGACCGTGTCCGCGCCTCTGGGCTGGACATCTCTTTGTGTGGTGTCAACGAGGCGGTCATGGCCGTGCTCGAACGCACTCACTTGCTGGAAAAGATTGGCAAGGACCACGTCTACCCGACCATGGAAACCGCCATTTGTGCCACTCACGAGAGCGCGCATGCTGACGGTCAGGAAGACAACTGCCCGCTGACAACTGTTTGCCGTCTCGCATAA
- a CDS encoding TetR/AcrR family transcriptional regulator yields MKKKEAILKVATVLFANKGFADTSVQELARLTGVAEGTIFYHFKNKEGLLLAILEKTRDEIVDQFERFFENRPFNSGLEMAEEVVSFYLYLAGLLEDKFLLLHRHFLYRFSESNPEFRKNLEAIYNCLVDIFEKAIVTGQEDNSINQDIHPRKSALILFTMVDGLVRFKNFNLYDAGALFNELMLTCRRMLQAP; encoded by the coding sequence ATGAAAAAGAAAGAAGCCATACTCAAAGTTGCTACGGTTCTATTCGCGAATAAGGGGTTTGCGGATACGTCGGTTCAGGAATTGGCCCGATTGACCGGAGTGGCTGAGGGAACAATCTTCTATCACTTCAAGAATAAAGAAGGCTTGCTGTTGGCCATCCTGGAAAAGACCAGGGACGAGATTGTTGATCAGTTCGAACGGTTCTTTGAGAACAGACCGTTTAATTCTGGTCTGGAGATGGCGGAGGAGGTCGTTTCTTTCTATCTGTACCTGGCCGGTTTGTTGGAAGATAAATTCTTGCTGTTGCACAGGCATTTTCTTTACAGGTTCTCCGAGTCAAACCCGGAGTTCAGGAAAAATCTGGAAGCTATTTATAATTGTCTGGTCGATATTTTCGAAAAGGCAATTGTGACAGGGCAGGAAGACAATTCCATCAATCAGGATATTCATCCCCGAAAATCGGCACTCATTTTGTTTACGATGGTGGATGGTCTGGTTCGATTCAAAAACTTCAACCTGTATGATGCGGGCGCATTGTTCAATGAACTGATGCTCACATGCCGCAGAATGTTACAGGCTCCATAG
- a CDS encoding APC family permease, with amino-acid sequence MENLQKKYGFWTATAMVVGIVIGSGVFFKADDVLKASGGSLSTALLAWLIGGSIMVVTAYVFSKIATRIERVNGVVDYFEQAYGRKAGYLVAWFMTFIYYPTLVAVLAWVSANYTGALLGMDNIVWPVSFVYLTGFFLLNYFSPVLAGKWQVTSTVVKLIPLALVAAVGGIAGISSGMTLDNFTNAAQTVAGSGGGLAVATLSTAFAYEGWIIATVINAELKDAKTTLPRALVVGTIAVVCIYMLYYLGISGVLTNDQVLVAGNDAPVEVIALIFSKLSGTILTVFVIISCLGTLNGLIMGSARGMFSIASRDMGPKPDFFKRINPQTNSTTTSALIGYILSCLWLIVWYGNFMGWWGQFMDISELPIAFLYVIYISIYIWVMKTFTDLGAFSRFLCPLLAGCGSLYIIWGAIQKDMFMHFLILSLLILGIGFALMKNKR; translated from the coding sequence ATGGAAAATTTACAGAAAAAATATGGCTTTTGGACTGCAACCGCCATGGTTGTCGGTATTGTCATCGGCTCCGGTGTCTTCTTCAAAGCGGACGATGTTCTCAAGGCGTCCGGCGGAAGTCTTTCTACCGCTCTGCTCGCATGGCTCATCGGTGGTTCAATCATGGTTGTCACGGCTTACGTGTTTTCCAAGATCGCTACTCGCATCGAACGAGTCAACGGCGTGGTCGACTATTTTGAACAGGCCTACGGCAGAAAAGCCGGATATCTGGTCGCCTGGTTCATGACCTTTATATATTACCCAACACTGGTGGCCGTCCTCGCATGGGTTTCAGCCAACTACACAGGCGCTCTGCTGGGTATGGACAACATTGTCTGGCCCGTCTCCTTCGTCTACCTGACCGGTTTCTTCCTGCTCAACTATTTCTCGCCGGTCCTGGCCGGTAAATGGCAAGTCACATCTACGGTCGTGAAGCTGATTCCTCTGGCTCTGGTTGCCGCAGTCGGTGGCATTGCCGGAATATCTAGCGGTATGACTCTGGACAACTTCACCAACGCTGCACAGACTGTTGCCGGCAGCGGCGGCGGACTGGCCGTGGCAACCCTGTCCACAGCCTTCGCATACGAAGGCTGGATCATCGCCACAGTCATCAACGCCGAACTCAAAGACGCCAAGACCACCCTGCCACGTGCTCTGGTTGTCGGCACCATCGCCGTCGTCTGCATATACATGCTCTATTATCTCGGCATTTCCGGCGTCCTGACCAACGATCAAGTTCTGGTTGCTGGCAACGATGCTCCGGTTGAAGTCATCGCCCTGATTTTCAGTAAATTGAGCGGTACCATCCTGACCGTATTCGTCATCATCTCCTGCCTGGGGACACTCAACGGCCTGATCATGGGCTCTGCACGCGGCATGTTTTCCATCGCCTCTCGCGACATGGGACCCAAACCTGATTTCTTCAAGCGTATCAATCCCCAAACCAACAGCACCACCACTTCGGCCCTGATCGGATACATCCTTTCCTGCCTGTGGCTGATTGTCTGGTACGGCAACTTCATGGGATGGTGGGGCCAGTTCATGGATATCTCCGAACTGCCCATCGCATTCCTGTACGTAATCTACATCTCCATTTACATCTGGGTGATGAAAACATTCACCGACCTCGGAGCATTCAGCCGTTTCCTCTGCCCTCTGTTGGCAGGATGTGGTTCACTCTACATCATCTGGGGCGCAATCCAGAAAGACATGTTCATGCACTTTCTGATTCTCTCCCTGCTCATTCTCGGCATCGGCTTTGCGTTGATGAAGAACAAACGTTAA
- a CDS encoding sigma-54 interaction domain-containing protein — protein sequence MSHTAPSSAQYQAILESISDGVFTVDQSWRILSFNRAAEEITGIPREEAIGRRCSEVFRSTMCGDKCCLRETQRTGKPLIGRTGYIIDADGNRIPISLSTAVLRDTDGTVIGGAETFRDLSEVEALRDELEGRFRVGDLVSRSPLMQRVFSSLDPIAASPSTVLILGETGTGKELIARTIHALSDRCDAPFVALNCGALPETLLESELFGYKAGAFTGARRDKPGRFSTAAGGILFLDEIGTISPAMQVRLLRVLQEKTFDPLGSITPEHSDVRIIAATNSDLTELVKHGDFREDFFYRINVARVDLPPLRQRKEDIPLLVMDFIQHFNALQNKQVEGLASETLSLLMVHDWPGNVRELRNTIERAFIVCHEGLIEPGHLPDEFLRSGSTQIPMTTGLEAAVQTVETQLIRDAVIRNHGNRLAAAKELGIHKSTLFRKINQLGIDLPRHDGRSTSSPKK from the coding sequence GTGAGCCACACCGCCCCATCCTCCGCGCAATACCAGGCGATCCTGGAAAGCATCTCGGACGGCGTGTTCACCGTGGATCAATCTTGGCGGATTCTCTCATTCAACCGTGCCGCCGAAGAGATCACGGGAATTCCCCGAGAAGAAGCCATTGGCAGACGATGTTCTGAAGTCTTCCGTTCGACCATGTGCGGCGATAAATGTTGTCTGCGAGAGACACAACGCACTGGCAAACCTCTGATCGGACGTACCGGCTACATCATTGATGCCGACGGAAACCGTATCCCCATCAGTCTGTCCACAGCGGTTTTGCGGGACACAGACGGCACTGTCATCGGCGGAGCCGAAACATTCCGAGATCTCAGCGAAGTTGAAGCATTGCGAGACGAACTCGAAGGCCGCTTTCGCGTCGGCGATCTGGTCAGTCGCAGCCCTCTCATGCAACGAGTTTTTTCTTCACTCGATCCTATTGCAGCCAGTCCGAGCACAGTGCTTATCCTCGGTGAAACCGGAACCGGCAAAGAATTGATCGCACGAACCATCCACGCATTAAGTGACAGGTGCGACGCCCCATTCGTGGCCTTGAATTGCGGTGCGCTGCCTGAGACTCTACTTGAATCCGAATTATTCGGCTACAAGGCAGGAGCCTTCACTGGCGCACGCCGTGACAAGCCGGGACGATTTTCAACAGCAGCAGGAGGCATCCTCTTCCTTGATGAAATAGGCACCATCAGTCCAGCCATGCAGGTGAGGCTACTCCGCGTTTTACAAGAAAAAACATTTGATCCTTTGGGCAGCATCACCCCAGAACATTCGGACGTGCGTATCATTGCGGCCACGAACAGCGACCTCACAGAGTTAGTCAAACACGGCGATTTTCGCGAAGATTTCTTCTACCGCATCAATGTTGCCCGCGTAGACCTCCCCCCTCTACGCCAGCGAAAAGAAGATATTCCTTTATTGGTCATGGATTTTATCCAACATTTCAACGCGCTTCAGAACAAGCAAGTGGAGGGTCTCGCTTCTGAGACTCTTTCCCTTCTCATGGTCCACGACTGGCCCGGCAATGTGCGAGAACTCCGCAACACCATAGAACGAGCCTTTATTGTTTGCCACGAAGGATTGATTGAACCGGGACATCTTCCCGATGAATTCCTTCGTTCTGGAAGCACACAAATTCCCATGACCACAGGTCTAGAAGCCGCTGTTCAGACAGTAGAAACTCAACTTATTCGGGACGCCGTCATACGCAACCACGGCAATCGACTGGCTGCAGCCAAGGAACTTGGCATCCACAAAAGCACACTGTTTCGCAAGATTAACCAACTCGGTATTGACCTCCCCCGTCACGACGGACGTTCTACGTCTTCTCCCAAAAAGTAG
- a CDS encoding DUF5320 domain-containing protein: MPGRNGSGPMGMGSRTGRGLGTCTGVNAPGFDQQYNQGFGRGFGMRNGMGNGMRNGMGGQGFGFRGGRGGRGGFGYGQGMNSGVNAQYASTPQNDPQALKDQAAYLESELKTIQERIAALENETDK; the protein is encoded by the coding sequence ATGCCAGGAAGAAATGGATCAGGACCAATGGGAATGGGTTCACGCACAGGACGAGGTCTTGGAACCTGTACCGGCGTTAACGCACCCGGATTTGACCAGCAGTACAATCAAGGATTCGGACGTGGATTTGGCATGCGTAACGGCATGGGCAATGGCATGCGTAACGGCATGGGCGGTCAGGGATTCGGATTCCGTGGCGGCCGTGGCGGTCGTGGCGGATTCGGCTATGGACAGGGAATGAACTCCGGGGTCAATGCGCAATACGCATCCACACCCCAGAACGACCCGCAGGCTTTGAAAGATCAAGCTGCTTACCTCGAATCGGAATTGAAAACGATTCAGGAACGCATTGCAGCTCTGGAAAACGAGACTGACAAATAA
- a CDS encoding CGGC domain-containing protein, whose product MTKIGIIRCEKNESKCPLTGCITCLAQGKQAFSAYDATELAGVFTCRCPGDSVENMAKILKAKGAEAIHVPTCLFASKPDGEWIMEQGGFCPDIDQLAARIHKATGLPCIKGTAHLPEGYTPKI is encoded by the coding sequence ATGACGAAAATCGGCATCATCCGCTGTGAAAAAAACGAATCAAAATGTCCGCTGACCGGGTGTATTACCTGTCTTGCTCAGGGAAAGCAGGCTTTTTCAGCCTATGACGCCACAGAACTCGCCGGAGTATTCACCTGCCGGTGTCCGGGAGATAGCGTAGAAAACATGGCAAAGATCCTCAAAGCCAAAGGAGCCGAAGCCATCCACGTCCCAACGTGCCTTTTCGCCAGCAAACCCGACGGGGAATGGATTATGGAGCAAGGTGGCTTCTGTCCTGACATTGATCAACTTGCAGCCCGTATCCACAAGGCTACAGGTCTCCCCTGTATTAAAGGCACTGCCCATCTGCCGGAAGGATACACTCCCAAAATTTAA
- a CDS encoding PocR ligand-binding domain-containing protein, with protein sequence MLMTDLLPEQQWLELEKTLHNDWGVNACAYDANGMTFTGFKNFVNPLCAEIKSHPEGIQAICSVAHQHMAKQAKSSGKTVIEQCDAGMLKICTPVFKNKEFIGIVGGCGRVPADKEVENFTIHKAINVPLDTVDKLSEDVPVISMKKARDMASFLEDFIERIPCA encoded by the coding sequence ATGCTCATGACTGATCTGTTGCCCGAACAACAATGGCTTGAACTGGAAAAAACCCTGCACAATGACTGGGGCGTCAATGCCTGCGCTTATGATGCGAACGGCATGACATTCACCGGCTTCAAAAATTTCGTCAATCCACTCTGCGCTGAAATAAAATCACACCCTGAAGGCATTCAGGCCATCTGCTCTGTTGCCCATCAACACATGGCGAAACAAGCCAAATCTTCAGGAAAAACCGTCATTGAACAGTGCGATGCAGGCATGCTCAAAATATGTACCCCAGTGTTCAAGAACAAAGAATTTATCGGCATTGTGGGTGGCTGTGGCAGAGTACCGGCCGACAAGGAAGTAGAAAACTTCACCATCCACAAAGCGATCAACGTTCCACTGGACACTGTTGACAAATTATCCGAAGACGTACCTGTAATAAGCATGAAAAAGGCCCGCGACATGGCGAGCTTTCTGGAAGATTTTATCGAACGGATCCCCTGCGCCTGA
- a CDS encoding TIGR03905 family TSCPD domain-containing protein, which yields MENTFIELTPLAPLDSIHASNAPGDANTYVPEGVCAKMIRFAVEDHKLVHLSFTGGCEGNLKAMSILLKGMDVSEVIEKLSGITCGKKPTSCADQLCRALTEHMARMA from the coding sequence ATGGAAAATACTTTCATCGAACTGACACCCTTGGCTCCTCTCGATTCCATCCACGCAAGCAATGCTCCCGGCGATGCAAATACCTACGTTCCAGAAGGCGTTTGCGCCAAGATGATTCGGTTTGCCGTTGAAGATCATAAGCTTGTGCATTTGAGTTTTACAGGCGGGTGCGAAGGAAATCTCAAGGCCATGTCCATATTGCTTAAAGGTATGGATGTTTCAGAGGTTATTGAAAAGCTCAGCGGCATTACTTGTGGCAAGAAACCAACATCCTGTGCCGACCAGCTGTGCCGTGCTTTAACCGAACATATGGCCCGCATGGCATAG
- a CDS encoding YitT family protein: protein MFNRLRLLTDSLAWNVLLLVIGSFLYIVGYNGVAIHHDFIPGTLYGFAVVVQKMEPRLSLSWWYLLLNIPLFLVAWKGVSRRFFFLNMFSMGVVSLLTFVVHMDFGIQNEIYAAIASGALMGAGCGIILRSYGGGGGLDVIAVILNQKYGIRFGVFYFMINTLVMGFALSWYSPDKIIASLVMLFISSVVTEYVLSLFNQRKAVRIVTRHSADLVKAITGRGMHHATVFPGTGGYSGEQVDMVFSITDNLRLRGLEQRVFDVDPNAIFVVENTFSVVGGSIAKRKVY from the coding sequence ATGTTTAACCGTTTGAGATTGCTTACGGATTCACTTGCGTGGAACGTGCTTTTGCTTGTGATCGGCTCTTTTCTCTACATTGTTGGATACAATGGAGTCGCTATTCATCATGATTTCATTCCTGGCACATTGTACGGCTTTGCCGTGGTGGTGCAGAAGATGGAACCACGGTTGTCGCTTTCGTGGTGGTATCTTTTGCTCAACATTCCTTTGTTCCTTGTGGCGTGGAAAGGCGTGAGCAGACGGTTTTTCTTTCTCAATATGTTTTCAATGGGTGTAGTTTCATTGCTGACATTCGTTGTTCATATGGACTTTGGAATACAGAATGAGATTTATGCAGCCATTGCGTCGGGTGCGCTTATGGGCGCTGGATGCGGCATTATCCTCCGTTCGTATGGCGGCGGGGGAGGGCTGGACGTTATCGCTGTCATCCTCAACCAGAAGTATGGCATACGTTTCGGTGTGTTTTATTTTATGATCAATACGTTGGTCATGGGATTTGCTTTGAGCTGGTATTCGCCAGACAAGATCATTGCTTCCCTAGTCATGTTGTTTATCAGTTCCGTAGTGACCGAATATGTCCTTTCTTTGTTCAACCAACGAAAGGCCGTGCGTATCGTCACTCGTCATTCGGCTGATCTGGTCAAGGCCATCACTGGTCGCGGCATGCATCATGCTACTGTTTTTCCCGGTACAGGCGGCTATTCGGGTGAACAGGTGGACATGGTTTTTTCTATAACTGACAATCTGCGACTTCGAGGTTTGGAGCAGCGGGTTTTTGATGTCGACCCCAATGCGATTTTTGTGGTCGAAAATACATTCAGCGTTGTCGGCGGGTCAATCGCCAAGCGCAAAGTTTATTAA
- a CDS encoding sigma-54 interaction domain-containing protein: protein MEKTEHFGLNFKTFARLIDNLHDEVIIYDNNYRMLYVNKACERHYGFTQEEMVGLPFWEVIRKHAAWNRPALPAVYEYKRPIKQEQKTYLGLDVLTIANPIMNEEGEIEYVVLNVRDSVHKGQIPSLDELENSLEIEEEPHPEDLIYHSTAMENVVQSARKVASLTAPCLLLGESGCGKSLLAKFIHANSTRQHKPFVVVNCAAIPEQLFESELFGHVKGAFSGATNARGGLFAKASGGTLFLDEISELPFPMQAKLLHAVQEMEYRPVGSSQTVQANVRILAASNRNLERMAAAGAFRQDLFFRLNVFDITIPPLRDRRDDIVPLLFYFLNHYGKKHNASKRLSPEAQSLLCQHSWPGNIRELAHLMERLVVTTEGDAITIDHLPTTLYQTSPALPEGIGHNTLDAVLESIERKMILDAHVMHGSTRKVATALGISQSRASRLIRKHTENTES, encoded by the coding sequence ATGGAAAAGACAGAACACTTCGGATTAAATTTCAAGACCTTCGCCAGACTCATCGACAATCTGCACGATGAGGTCATCATCTATGACAACAACTATCGTATGTTGTACGTCAACAAGGCGTGTGAACGACATTACGGATTCACACAGGAAGAGATGGTCGGTCTGCCTTTTTGGGAAGTCATCCGCAAACATGCGGCCTGGAACCGGCCCGCACTTCCGGCCGTGTATGAATACAAGCGCCCGATCAAGCAGGAGCAAAAAACGTATCTCGGCCTCGATGTTCTGACTATTGCCAACCCCATCATGAATGAGGAAGGCGAAATAGAATACGTGGTGCTCAACGTTCGAGACAGTGTGCATAAAGGACAAATCCCCAGTCTGGACGAACTGGAAAACAGTTTGGAGATAGAAGAGGAACCGCACCCGGAAGATCTTATATACCATAGTACAGCTATGGAAAATGTGGTGCAATCGGCACGCAAGGTGGCGAGCCTGACGGCTCCATGCCTCCTGCTCGGCGAATCAGGTTGTGGAAAAAGCCTGCTGGCAAAATTCATCCATGCCAACAGCACTCGGCAACACAAACCATTCGTGGTCGTCAACTGTGCAGCCATCCCGGAACAATTGTTCGAATCCGAACTCTTCGGCCATGTGAAAGGCGCATTTTCCGGTGCCACAAATGCCCGGGGAGGACTCTTTGCCAAGGCGTCCGGCGGCACACTCTTTCTTGATGAAATTTCAGAACTCCCATTCCCCATGCAGGCAAAGCTGCTCCATGCAGTTCAGGAAATGGAATACCGACCAGTTGGAAGCTCACAAACCGTCCAAGCAAATGTCCGTATTCTGGCTGCATCCAACCGCAATCTCGAACGCATGGCCGCTGCTGGTGCATTTCGCCAGGACCTCTTCTTTCGGCTCAACGTCTTTGATATCACGATCCCCCCGCTGCGAGACCGAAGGGATGATATTGTCCCGCTTCTTTTCTACTTCCTCAACCACTATGGGAAGAAGCATAACGCCTCAAAACGGCTCTCCCCGGAAGCCCAATCTCTCCTATGCCAACACTCTTGGCCGGGCAACATTCGAGAACTGGCTCATCTCATGGAACGACTCGTGGTCACCACTGAAGGTGATGCCATCACTATTGACCACCTGCCCACCACCCTCTATCAAACCTCGCCAGCGCTGCCAGAGGGCATAGGGCACAACACTCTCGACGCAGTACTGGAATCCATAGAAAGAAAAATGATCCTCGACGCCCACGTCATGCACGGAAGCACACGCAAAGTTGCTACCGCATTGGGCATCAGTCAAAGCCGAGCCTCTCGCCTCATCCGTAAGCACACAGAAAATACCGAGTCGTAA